A single window of Senegalia massiliensis DNA harbors:
- the aac(6') gene encoding aminoglycoside 6'-N-acetyltransferase: protein MIRTAKIDDLDAVTNLAFSLWPNNEFEKLKDQMKRVLLDKNAAIFLCLIDNKYIGFAQCQLRFDYVEGTESTPVGYLEGIYVHKQYRKQGIAKKFIEQCELWAKENNCIEFGSDCEIANTDSLKFHLKVGFTEANRIICFNKKL from the coding sequence ATGATAAGAACGGCTAAAATAGATGACTTAGATGCTGTAACAAATCTTGCATTTTCACTTTGGCCAAACAATGAATTTGAAAAATTAAAAGATCAAATGAAAAGAGTACTTTTAGATAAAAATGCTGCTATTTTCCTCTGCTTAATTGATAATAAGTATATAGGGTTTGCTCAATGTCAATTGCGTTTTGATTATGTTGAAGGAACAGAAAGTACTCCTGTTGGGTATCTTGAAGGTATATATGTTCATAAGCAATATCGTAAACAAGGTATAGCAAAAAAGTTCATTGAACAATGTGAGTTATGGGCAAAGGAGAATAACTGTATAGAATTTGGGAGTGATTGTGAGATTGCTAATACAGATAGTTTAAAATTTCATCTAAAAGTTGGATTTACTGAAGCAAATCGCATTATATGCTTTAATAAGAAATTATGA
- a CDS encoding GNAT family N-acetyltransferase, which yields MKMLISTSLKDFKIRFAKEKDIPLILKFIKELADYEELLHEVVATEEILMDSLFKKKTAEVIIGEYENEPVSFALFFHNFSTFLGRPGIYLEDLYVRPEMRGKGMGKIMLSYLAKLAIERNCGRLEWWCLDWNKSSIEFYKQMGAVPMDEWTVYRVTDSALDNLAVKFDK from the coding sequence ATGAAAATGTTAATTAGTACTAGTTTGAAGGATTTTAAAATAAGATTTGCAAAGGAAAAAGATATTCCGTTGATCTTAAAATTTATAAAGGAATTAGCTGATTATGAAGAATTATTACATGAAGTTGTAGCAACAGAAGAAATTTTAATGGATTCTTTGTTTAAAAAGAAAACTGCTGAGGTTATTATTGGTGAATACGAAAATGAACCAGTATCTTTTGCATTATTCTTTCATAATTTTTCTACTTTTTTAGGAAGACCAGGTATTTATTTAGAAGATTTATATGTTAGACCTGAAATGAGAGGAAAGGGTATGGGAAAAATCATGCTTTCTTATCTTGCTAAATTAGCAATTGAAAGAAATTGTGGAAGATTAGAATGGTGGTGTTTAGATTGGAATAAGTCTTCAATTGAATTTTATAAGCAAATGGGAGCTGTTCCAATGGATGAATGGACAGTATATAGAGTAACTGATAGTGCGTTAGATAATTTAGCTGTTAAATTTGATAAATAA
- a CDS encoding 5'-methylthioadenosine/adenosylhomocysteine nucleosidase: MIGIIAAIDEEIDFFIKNTEIIETSNDNNVIFYYLKKENRHIILAKSGAGKVNASMTVTKMIDKYKPEIIINRGIAGGLETVEVGNFVTGNKMVYYDVNMSSHRSNHQHGKVRGLPLEFTSDSKLVANFYNFCNENKITSLVGIIATGDYFVSNSTYLDNISREISNILAVDMESAAIAQVCYLHNVPFLSVRAISDIITTSYKNEEFTLNIKNACCKLAEQILGYICTI, translated from the coding sequence ATGATAGGTATTATTGCAGCAATAGATGAGGAAATAGATTTTTTTATAAAAAATACTGAAATAATAGAAACTTCAAATGATAATAATGTTATTTTTTATTATTTAAAGAAAGAGAATAGGCATATTATTTTAGCAAAATCGGGGGCTGGAAAAGTTAATGCTAGTATGACTGTAACAAAAATGATAGATAAATATAAACCTGAAATTATAATTAATAGAGGAATAGCAGGAGGTTTAGAGACTGTAGAAGTAGGAAATTTTGTAACAGGAAATAAAATGGTATATTATGATGTAAATATGTCTTCTCATAGAAGTAACCATCAACATGGTAAAGTGCGTGGTCTTCCCTTAGAATTTACATCTGATAGTAAATTAGTGGCTAACTTTTACAACTTTTGTAATGAAAATAAAATAACTAGTCTTGTAGGCATTATTGCAACTGGAGATTATTTCGTTAGTAATAGTACTTATTTAGATAATATAAGTAGAGAAATATCAAATATTTTAGCAGTGGATATGGAGTCAGCTGCAATTGCACAAGTATGTTATTTACACAATGTTCCTTTTTTATCTGTAAGAGCTATATCCGATATAATTACCACAAGTTATAAAAATGAAGAATTTACACTTAATATTAAAAATGCCTGTTGTAAATTAGCAGAGCAAATATTGGGATATATTTGTACAATATAA
- a CDS encoding toll/interleukin-1 receptor domain-containing protein, with the protein MSNKVKEKLEKLIEQGKHVKSVNIVKVNEPGLIMPDYIFGEEYDLWMNKVKIFTSKYCKEHILYDELINAYKTRKNSRGTSAYDSVMSYLNSLLNDSDFIKNNTVDTDNYFNLEKINQDEKMLFISHSSLDIDYVSVLVELLEDIGFKGKSHVFCSSVSGYGIPMGKHIYDYLKEQFNKDLHVIYLLSENYYNSPACLNEMGAAWVQSKRHTAILVPGFNYNQIRGSVDASKIWFRMDAVNKINEFKNELIGEFDLDDLDENYWDRRKEKYIKEINSIYENNKHKSSPQIIELEGIEEYGTDDELKCFFRFINKGNIAIKCTYIDIEIEDKYGGKADITLSNRDLNNLILYNYENKRVEIIANKRNYNISSSFNPYLWSKYKIIDSGWSKVV; encoded by the coding sequence ATGAGTAATAAAGTTAAAGAGAAACTTGAAAAATTAATTGAACAGGGAAAGCATGTTAAGAGTGTTAACATTGTTAAAGTTAATGAACCTGGATTAATAATGCCCGATTATATCTTTGGAGAAGAATACGATCTTTGGATGAATAAAGTGAAGATATTTACATCTAAGTATTGTAAAGAACATATTTTATATGATGAACTTATAAATGCTTATAAAACAAGAAAAAACTCACGGGGAACAAGTGCATATGATTCTGTTATGTCATATTTAAATTCTTTACTGAATGACAGTGATTTTATAAAAAATAATACTGTAGATACAGATAACTACTTTAACTTGGAAAAAATAAATCAAGATGAAAAGATGCTTTTTATAAGTCATTCATCCCTAGATATTGATTATGTAAGTGTATTAGTCGAGTTATTAGAAGACATTGGTTTTAAAGGAAAGTCACATGTATTCTGTAGCTCTGTTTCTGGATATGGTATTCCAATGGGGAAACATATTTATGATTATTTAAAGGAACAATTTAATAAAGATTTACATGTTATTTATTTACTATCTGAGAATTATTACAATAGCCCTGCTTGTTTAAATGAAATGGGTGCTGCATGGGTACAATCTAAACGTCATACTGCTATATTAGTGCCAGGATTTAACTATAACCAAATTAGAGGTTCAGTAGATGCATCTAAAATATGGTTTAGAATGGATGCAGTTAATAAAATTAATGAGTTTAAAAATGAGCTAATAGGAGAATTTGATTTAGATGATTTAGATGAGAATTATTGGGATAGAAGAAAAGAAAAATATATTAAAGAAATTAATTCTATATACGAAAATAATAAACATAAGTCATCACCACAGATTATTGAACTTGAAGGAATAGAAGAATATGGTACTGATGATGAATTAAAATGTTTTTTTAGATTTATTAATAAGGGTAATATTGCTATAAAATGTACATATATCGATATAGAAATTGAAGATAAGTATGGTGGTAAAGCAGATATAACTCTTTCAAATCGTGATTTAAACAATCTAATTCTATATAATTATGAAAATAAAAGGGTGGAAATAATTGCAAATAAAAGGAATTATAATATTTCGTCTTCCTTTAATCCATATCTATGGAGCAAATATAAAATAATAGATTCTGGGTGGTCTAAAGTTGTATAA
- a CDS encoding NUDIX hydrolase translates to MRAPYQILVFPYHINDKHIEYAIFHRSDADWWQAVAGGGEYGETLIESAKREAWEEAGVSKNSLYIKLDTVNSVPAEEFKDYIYWDENIYVVPEHCYGVEIIDKKLKLSHEHIEYKWMSYNDAISCLKWDGNKVALWELNKRLTNKF, encoded by the coding sequence ATGAGAGCACCATATCAAATTCTAGTATTTCCTTATCATATTAATGACAAACACATAGAATATGCGATATTTCATAGAAGTGACGCTGATTGGTGGCAGGCTGTTGCTGGTGGTGGAGAGTATGGGGAAACATTAATTGAATCAGCAAAAAGAGAAGCATGGGAAGAAGCAGGAGTTTCTAAGAATTCACTTTATATTAAGTTAGATACAGTTAATTCAGTACCTGCTGAAGAATTTAAAGACTATATCTATTGGGATGAAAATATTTATGTGGTACCTGAACATTGTTACGGAGTTGAAATAATAGATAAGAAATTAAAGCTGTCACATGAACATATAGAGTATAAATGGATGAGTTATAATGATGCTATTTCATGTTTGAAATGGGATGGAAATAAAGTAGCACTGTGGGAACTTAATAAAAGGCTTACAAACAAATTTTAA
- a CDS encoding M23 family metallopeptidase, translating to MRYKLFYFSKYAKYIGLLGLPMFFSDFPIFKLFWLFWLFGLLEVALDFSYFKCSVFQIVGMIKLKIKYRNNYPNIKNYRNKIEYDLPFEGEWTVVNGCYTKEFSHSWDMPTQRYAYDFVILDNEGRSYRGNPKSVDAYYCYNKPILSPADGRVVSIVNNSEDSYIMGKGKFYSRAKHIAGNFIVIQHDLNEYSTLAHLKKDSITVQVGENVKRGQVIAKCGNTGNSTEPHLHFQLQNGESFYSSAGLPIMFKNINLRAPLKYNEYDNRPYMKKSNIPNGRITRGYNVSSLHNK from the coding sequence ATGAGATATAAATTATTTTATTTTTCTAAGTATGCAAAATATATTGGACTATTAGGATTACCTATGTTTTTTAGCGATTTTCCAATATTTAAGTTATTCTGGTTATTTTGGTTATTTGGATTGCTTGAAGTTGCTTTAGACTTTTCATATTTTAAATGCTCAGTTTTTCAGATAGTTGGTATGATTAAATTAAAGATTAAGTATAGAAATAACTACCCTAATATAAAAAATTATAGAAATAAAATAGAATACGATTTGCCTTTTGAAGGAGAATGGACAGTTGTAAATGGTTGTTATACAAAAGAATTTTCACACTCATGGGACATGCCAACTCAAAGATATGCTTATGATTTTGTGATTTTAGATAATGAGGGAAGATCTTATAGAGGTAATCCAAAGTCTGTAGATGCATATTATTGCTATAATAAACCTATTTTATCTCCTGCTGATGGTAGAGTAGTAAGTATTGTAAATAATTCAGAAGATAGTTATATTATGGGGAAAGGTAAATTTTATAGTAGAGCAAAGCATATTGCAGGAAACTTTATAGTTATACAACATGATCTGAATGAATATAGCACTCTTGCACATTTAAAGAAAGATAGTATTACTGTACAAGTAGGAGAAAATGTGAAAAGAGGACAAGTGATTGCTAAATGTGGAAATACTGGAAATTCAACTGAACCACATTTGCATTTCCAACTACAAAATGGAGAAAGTTTTTATAGTAGCGCTGGGTTACCAATAATGTTTAAAAACATAAATTTAAGAGCACCTTTGAAATATAATGAATATGATAATAGACCATATATGAAAAAAAGTAATATTCCAAATGGAAGAATTACACGTGGGTATAATGTATCATCATTACATAACAAGTGA
- a CDS encoding GNAT family N-acetyltransferase → MKKIDTIDMERLILRELKEIDIQEVHEYASDPDVSKYVPFGPNTLKQTKEFLSMCIEYQYEKDRVDFELAVIEKREDKLIGVCGFHISDRENREGWIGYCLNKMYWGKGYGTDIAKTLLDIGFNQFKLHRIYATCDPDNLGSEKILQKIGMKKEGYLRKHIWSKGSWRDSLLYAILEDEYNYEVTMNV, encoded by the coding sequence ATGAAAAAAATTGATACAATAGATATGGAAAGATTGATACTAAGAGAATTGAAAGAAATAGATATTCAAGAGGTCCATGAATATGCATCTGATCCAGATGTATCAAAATATGTGCCATTTGGTCCAAACACATTAAAACAAACAAAAGAATTCTTAAGTATGTGTATAGAATATCAATATGAAAAAGATAGAGTTGACTTTGAGTTAGCAGTAATTGAGAAAAGAGAGGACAAATTAATAGGTGTTTGTGGATTTCATATTTCAGATAGGGAAAATAGGGAAGGTTGGATTGGATATTGTTTAAATAAAATGTATTGGGGAAAAGGATATGGAACAGATATTGCAAAAACTCTTTTAGATATTGGATTTAACCAATTTAAACTACATAGAATTTATGCTACATGTGATCCTGATAATTTAGGATCTGAAAAAATATTACAGAAAATTGGCATGAAAAAAGAAGGTTATTTGAGAAAACATATATGGTCAAAAGGTAGCTGGAGAGATTCATTACTATACGCTATTTTAGAAGATGAATACAACTATGAGGTGACTATGAATGTTTAA
- a CDS encoding aspartyl-phosphate phosphatase Spo0E family protein encodes MENLESIEEKIELLRNQMHNLLHKNSSLNIKEIVDISQELDEILNLYYKIKKDQDY; translated from the coding sequence ATGGAAAATTTAGAAAGTATTGAAGAAAAGATAGAATTATTAAGAAATCAAATGCATAATCTACTACATAAAAATAGTTCTCTTAATATAAAGGAAATAGTAGATATAAGCCAAGAATTAGACGAAATTCTAAACCTATATTATAAAATAAAAAAAGACCAGGACTATTAA
- a CDS encoding AAA family ATPase, with protein MIVWINGVFGSGKTSVSNELDTRLENSYVYDPEEVGFFIRENIPSKLKNNDFQDFNLWREFNYKMLSYIHSNYRGTIVVRMTIINKSYFDEIIGKLKSEGIIVKHFTLIASKNILLDRLNRRGDGENSWIHNRIDSYIECFNSEYFKEHIITDKRTIEEITEIIATSCNLKLLTKYEIDNKEVRRILEKDLVSD; from the coding sequence ATGATTGTATGGATTAATGGTGTATTTGGATCTGGAAAAACCAGTGTATCTAATGAGTTAGATACACGACTGGAAAATTCTTATGTTTACGACCCTGAAGAAGTAGGTTTTTTTATTCGTGAGAATATTCCTTCAAAGTTGAAGAACAATGATTTTCAAGATTTTAATCTTTGGCGGGAATTTAATTATAAAATGCTTTCATACATACATTCAAATTATAGAGGGACAATTGTTGTACGTATGACAATTATAAATAAAAGTTATTTTGATGAAATTATAGGGAAGTTAAAGTCTGAGGGAATAATAGTTAAACATTTCACATTGATTGCCAGTAAAAATATTTTGTTGGATAGGTTAAATCGTCGTGGTGATGGAGAAAACTCATGGATTCATAATCGAATTGATAGTTATATTGAATGTTTTAATAGTGAATATTTTAAAGAACATATAATAACAGATAAAAGAACAATTGAAGAAATAACTGAGATAATTGCAACTTCATGTAATTTAAAGTTGCTAACAAAATATGAAATAGATAATAAAGAAGTCAGAAGAATATTAGAAAAAGACTTGGTAAGTGATTAA
- a CDS encoding H-type small acid-soluble spore protein: protein MDKKRAKQIIESNKQIEVLYNNFPVWLKKVEEKKGLVEVEDMINDKTIKVPANQLKETDLEFEM from the coding sequence ATGGATAAAAAAAGAGCAAAACAAATAATAGAATCTAATAAACAGATAGAAGTATTATATAATAATTTTCCTGTATGGTTAAAAAAAGTTGAAGAAAAAAAGGGATTAGTAGAAGTAGAAGATATGATAAATGATAAAACGATAAAAGTACCAGCAAATCAACTTAAAGAAACAGACTTAGAATTTGAAATGTAG
- a CDS encoding nucleoside phosphorylase — protein MQKGDKTMMLKRDFPILEFDSALRAKIEPSDTIKNQRDISEYCVITFFGDVIKRMISEGRLKKVGEFKTCTIVIPIYETEVDGKPIGIVQGYLGAASSGAQLEQLIAMGFKKFIVCGTAGVLKKDIQLGHLIVPYSAIRDEGLSYHYLKPSREVECSKSALKCITKYLKVNEIPFIEAKTWTTDAFYRETDDKIDLRVSEGCVTVEMESAAFFAVAKFRGVVLGQILYGGDDLSGIEWDSRNWNRLEDLRINLVDLSMEICLEL, from the coding sequence ATGCAAAAAGGGGATAAAACAATGATGTTAAAAAGAGATTTTCCTATATTGGAGTTTGATTCTGCTCTAAGAGCTAAGATTGAGCCTTCTGATACAATTAAAAATCAGAGAGATATTTCAGAGTATTGCGTAATCACATTCTTTGGTGATGTTATTAAAAGAATGATAAGTGAGGGAAGATTAAAAAAGGTTGGTGAATTTAAAACATGCACGATTGTAATACCTATATATGAGACAGAAGTTGATGGCAAACCTATTGGAATTGTGCAAGGTTATTTAGGGGCAGCCAGTTCTGGTGCACAACTTGAACAATTAATCGCTATGGGATTTAAGAAGTTTATTGTTTGTGGAACTGCTGGTGTGTTAAAAAAGGATATTCAGTTGGGTCACTTGATTGTTCCATATTCAGCAATTAGGGATGAAGGTTTATCATATCATTATTTAAAACCGTCTAGAGAAGTTGAATGTAGTAAGTCGGCATTGAAATGTATCACTAAGTATTTAAAAGTGAATGAGATACCATTTATTGAAGCTAAGACATGGACTACAGATGCATTTTATCGTGAAACTGACGATAAAATAGATCTACGTGTTTCTGAAGGATGTGTAACTGTTGAAATGGAGTCCGCTGCATTTTTTGCAGTTGCTAAATTTAGAGGTGTTGTACTGGGACAAATACTTTATGGCGGAGATGACCTGAGTGGTATCGAATGGGATTCTAGAAATTGGAATAGATTAGAAGATCTTAGAATTAATCTGGTGGATTTATCTATGGAAATATGTTTAGAATTATAG
- a CDS encoding Nif3-like dinuclear metal center hexameric protein, producing MDVSYIVETIDDLFNVTNKEIYSNESGVTYKADKKIKKIGYCVNLTLETIEKARIHGVDMMVTHHDAWDEIYGLKDACIEKLGEYGISHYYNHLPLDDCDFGTNDSLLKKLKLENVKRTHEWEGLYFGRIAKYDEEIEFNELVKNIENLLEEPVKIWRFNDKKVKRLGVVCGNGGPTTCLKEAVENKCDVYITGECNLYTIQYAKFKGINLIVGSHTFTEFFGIESLALKLNESIKELVLVKLNEDHYEANIKT from the coding sequence ATGGATGTTTCATATATTGTTGAAACAATTGATGATCTTTTTAATGTAACAAATAAGGAAATATACTCCAATGAATCTGGGGTTACATATAAAGCAGATAAAAAAATTAAAAAAATAGGTTATTGTGTTAACTTAACACTTGAAACTATAGAGAAAGCAAGAATTCATGGAGTTGATATGATGGTGACACACCATGATGCATGGGATGAAATATATGGACTAAAAGATGCATGCATAGAAAAACTAGGAGAGTATGGTATAAGCCATTACTATAATCACTTGCCACTTGATGATTGCGACTTTGGAACAAATGATAGTTTATTAAAAAAATTGAAATTAGAAAATGTTAAAAGAACTCATGAATGGGAAGGGTTATATTTTGGTAGAATTGCAAAATATGATGAAGAAATTGAATTTAATGAATTAGTAAAAAATATTGAAAATTTACTTGAAGAACCAGTTAAAATTTGGAGGTTTAATGACAAGAAGGTAAAGCGATTGGGGGTAGTCTGTGGTAATGGAGGTCCAACAACTTGTCTTAAGGAAGCAGTTGAAAACAAGTGTGATGTATACATTACAGGTGAATGCAATTTATATACTATTCAATATGCTAAGTTTAAAGGGATAAATCTTATTGTTGGAAGTCATACTTTCACAGAATTTTTTGGGATTGAAAGTCTAGCATTGAAGTTGAATGAGAGTATAAAAGAACTAGTATTAGTGAAACTCAATGAAGATCATTATGAAGCTAATATAAAAACATAG
- a CDS encoding alpha/beta fold hydrolase, which produces MFKRLVNIGSKTLEVYKRGFGQPVIVIEVGMGTSMDEWSYILEKVSETATVLIYHRAGYGKSTIDLKEERTIYNIIKDLHILLEKEGISENIILVGHSFGGLCIQHYANKYSNKVKGLIMIDTTTNEYNKIESLKKQLVFINKKYNTNKMIDRWNSLAMKNQDELVKEISSQFLKNGEEDLGEKERSRLEFLSKPNLYRAMSSEFNNMIDSGKEIQHFCKFSNIPLKILIRDKVVEINKLVNNGIPNEEAKELESLIQSLIRKQVSLSRKGEIIEAKNCGHNIFDDSPELVIATINDVIKNTIK; this is translated from the coding sequence ATGTTTAAGAGATTAGTAAATATAGGATCTAAAACATTAGAAGTTTATAAAAGAGGATTTGGACAACCAGTGATTGTCATTGAAGTTGGCATGGGCACCTCAATGGATGAATGGAGTTATATATTAGAGAAAGTTTCAGAAACTGCTACTGTTCTAATATATCATAGAGCAGGGTATGGTAAAAGTACGATTGACTTAAAAGAAGAGAGAACAATATATAATATTATAAAAGACTTACATATTTTATTAGAAAAAGAAGGTATATCTGAAAATATTATTTTAGTAGGTCATTCTTTTGGAGGACTTTGTATTCAACACTATGCAAATAAATATTCAAATAAAGTCAAAGGTTTAATTATGATTGATACAACTACAAACGAGTATAATAAAATAGAATCTTTAAAGAAACAATTAGTATTTATAAACAAGAAATATAATACAAATAAAATGATAGATCGATGGAATAGTTTAGCTATGAAAAACCAAGATGAATTAGTAAAGGAAATAAGTTCTCAATTTCTTAAAAATGGAGAAGAAGATTTAGGAGAAAAAGAAAGAAGTAGATTAGAGTTTTTATCTAAACCAAATTTATATAGAGCTATGAGTTCAGAATTTAATAATATGATTGATTCTGGAAAAGAAATTCAACACTTTTGCAAATTTTCAAATATCCCATTAAAAATTTTGATTAGGGATAAAGTAGTTGAAATAAATAAATTGGTAAATAACGGTATTCCTAATGAAGAAGCTAAAGAATTAGAAAGCTTGATACAAAGCCTTATTAGGAAGCAAGTATCTCTCTCAAGAAAAGGTGAGATAATTGAAGCAAAGAACTGTGGTCATAATATTTTTGATGATAGTCCAGAATTAGTTATAGCAACTATAAATGATGTAATAAAAAATACTATTAAATAA
- a CDS encoding aspartyl-phosphate phosphatase Spo0E family protein, which produces MIFYESVVIIKKVKCIEEKIKLLRNQMHKLLHKNKSLTAKEVINISQKLDKTLNQYHKFKK; this is translated from the coding sequence ATGATTTTTTATGAAAGTGTGGTGATTATTAAAAAAGTGAAATGTATTGAAGAAAAAATAAAATTATTAAGAAATCAAATGCATAAACTATTACATAAAAATAAATCACTTACTGCAAAAGAAGTCATAAATATAAGTCAGAAACTAGATAAAACTTTAAATCAATACCATAAATTTAAAAAATAA
- a CDS encoding Type 1 glutamine amidotransferase-like domain-containing protein → MHNETNTKSTIIPTASGELKQYIEAFSKVYGEKLGCKVGVLKLIDKILKNLKLNIK, encoded by the coding sequence ATCCACAATGAAACAAACACTAAAAGCACTATTATTCCCACAGCAAGTGGTGAGCTAAAACAATATATTGAAGCATTCAGCAAAGTTTACGGAGAAAAATTAGGATGCAAAGTGGGTGTTCTAAAATTGATAGATAAAATATTAAAGAATCTGAAATTGAATATAAAATAA
- a CDS encoding GNAT family N-acetyltransferase, with translation MIRRIKKNEYQTASEVTKSCKDYSRGYRGETAEWIKEWNESENSYIFVAEMNNEIIGICCISLYGFESEKGINLWLREVEVKPSYHSKKIGLSLIAFAINWGNRNDAVRSF, from the coding sequence ATGATTAGAAGGATAAAAAAGAATGAATACCAAACAGCTTCAGAAGTTACAAAATCGTGTAAGGATTATTCAAGAGGATATAGAGGAGAAACTGCTGAATGGATAAAAGAATGGAATGAATCTGAGAATTCATATATATTTGTAGCTGAGATGAATAATGAGATTATAGGTATATGTTGTATTAGCTTATATGGTTTTGAAAGCGAAAAAGGAATAAATCTTTGGTTAAGAGAAGTAGAAGTTAAACCTAGCTATCACTCGAAAAAAATTGGACTTAGTTTAATAGCATTTGCAATTAATTGGGGGAATAGAAATGATGCAGTAAGAAGTTTTTAA
- a CDS encoding N-acetyltransferase: MIREFDVSKIDNIMKIWIEKNINAHNFISEEYWKTKYDFMNKVLPDSSVFVYEDNKEIKGFIGIIDNLYIAGLFVSSKYHSNGIGGELLKKCKEEYPILKLDVYAKNLKAVDFYKKHGFKIDQEKENDEIKELEYSMI, translated from the coding sequence ATGATAAGAGAATTTGATGTATCTAAAATAGATAATATAATGAAAATTTGGATTGAAAAAAACATTAATGCCCATAATTTTATTTCAGAAGAGTATTGGAAAACAAAATATGATTTTATGAATAAAGTTTTACCTGATTCATCGGTTTTTGTATACGAAGATAATAAAGAAATAAAAGGATTTATAGGCATTATTGATAATTTATATATCGCTGGATTATTTGTTTCCAGTAAATATCATTCTAATGGAATAGGAGGGGAATTGCTTAAAAAATGTAAGGAAGAATATCCTATTTTAAAGTTAGATGTTTACGCAAAAAATTTAAAAGCTGTAGATTTTTATAAAAAACATGGATTTAAAATAGATCAAGAAAAAGAAAATGATGAAATTAAGGAACTTGAATATTCAATGATATAG